Proteins encoded in a region of the Chitinivibrio alkaliphilus ACht1 genome:
- a CDS encoding glycoside hydrolase family 5 protein, with translation MVLVGVSLCILFFSVQSAELSFLSTEGQKIVNQEGDEVALQGVAFGNEVWTDEIITRTHHDERDFARVKRMGMNAVRFYLHYETFIESRSPLVFREEGWEWLEDNIRWAEDNSVYLILNMHVPPGGFQSNNEGAKLWTDPDNQYLLTALWYEIARRYTDEPVIAGFDLLNEPVVTDSIGQWKNLSRRLIDTIRSVNSNHIVIVENVLAVGDDYTKNEVMNFFEVKD, from the coding sequence GCTCTGTATATTGTTTTTCTCTGTACAATCAGCGGAACTCTCCTTTCTCAGCACAGAGGGGCAAAAAATTGTCAATCAGGAGGGGGATGAGGTGGCTCTTCAGGGGGTTGCCTTTGGTAATGAGGTCTGGACTGATGAGATTATTACCCGCACACATCACGACGAACGGGATTTTGCACGGGTAAAGCGCATGGGTATGAATGCCGTGCGTTTTTACCTTCACTATGAGACCTTCATAGAATCACGCTCTCCCCTTGTTTTCCGCGAAGAAGGGTGGGAGTGGCTGGAGGATAACATCAGATGGGCTGAAGATAATTCCGTATATCTGATTCTCAATATGCATGTTCCCCCCGGAGGGTTTCAATCAAATAATGAAGGTGCAAAGCTCTGGACAGATCCAGACAATCAATATCTTCTGACTGCCCTATGGTATGAAATAGCCAGACGATATACAGACGAACCGGTGATAGCAGGATTTGATCTGCTCAATGAACCGGTAGTAACAGACAGTATCGGTCAGTGGAAAAATCTTTCCCGGCGCTTGATTGATACCATACGGAGTGTCAACAGCAACCACATTGTAATTGTTGAAAATGTACTTGCAGTAGGAGATGATTATACAAAAAATGAGGTCATGAATTTTTTTGAAGTGAAAGATG